In Actinobacillus equuli, the genomic stretch TTATTAGTGGCGGATGATGCTATCGGCGGTTATTTTGCGATTAATGCCGGCGGCTTAGGTGACAAACTCGGGCAAGTTTACTATCACAATCCGAAAACCAAAAAATGGGAACCGTTAAATTTAGGTTATTCGGAATTTCTCGGCTGGGTATTAGCCGGTGATTTAGCCGATTTTTATAAAGACTTACGTTGGGAAAACTGGCAAGCGGATATTGCGAATTTACAAGGTCATCAAGTATTAGAATTAGAAAGTAAAATCGCCGTACCGATCGAACGCCATTACCAAGGCGTATTTGCACCGGAAAATATGGGATACTCCGTAGCATAATTGTATCACTCTCTCCCACAAGGGGAGAAGCGTTAAGAGATACCACATTCTGACCGAAATTCAGCACTTCGTTCACAAAGGTGAAAGTGCAATATTAAAAGAGAGATAAAAAATAATGGCATTACTTCAAATTGCTGAGCCGGGGCAGACAGCTGCACCACATCAGCATCGTTTAGCAATCGGTATTGACCTTGGCACAACCAATTCATTGGTGGCAAGTGTACGTAGCGGGCAAACGCAGGTGTTGTTAGATGATCAGGAACGTGCGTTAGTTCCATCAGTCGTTCACTACAGCGAACAACAAAAAACAGTTGGGGTTGAAGCATTTGCACAAGCAAGCATTGACCCGCAGAATACGGTCATTTCGGCGAAACGTTTAATCGGTCGCTCATTAGCAGACGTACAAACACGTTATCCGGATTTACCTTACCAATTTATTGCCAGTGATAATGGCTTACCATTAATTCAGACTAAACAAGGTAATAAAAGTCCGGTTGAGGTATCAGCGGATATTTTAAGCCATTTAAATCGCTTTGCCGAACAACGTTTAGGCGGAGAATTATCCGGTGTAGTTATCACTGTACCGGCGTATTTTGATGACGCACAACGTCAAAGCACCAAAGATGCGGCGCGTCTTGCCGGTTTAAATGTATTACGTTTATTAAATGAACCGACCGCAGCAGCGATTGCTTACGGGTTAGATAGCGGACAAGAAGGCGTTATCGCAGTATATGATTTAGGCGGCGGTACTTTCGATATTTCGATTTTGCGTTTAAGTCGTGGTGTGTTTGAAGTGTTGGCGACCGGTGGTGATACCGCGCTTGGCGGCGATGATTTCGACCATTTGCTAGCCGATTGGATTGCGGAACAGGCAAATTACAAACCGCAAAATGCCAATGAACAACGTGAATTATTAACGCTAGCCACCCAAACTAAAGTGGTGCTTTCACAAGCGGTCGAAACTGAAGTGAAATTTGCAAATTGGCAAGGTACGGTAAGCCGTGTGCAATTTAACGAGTTAATTCAGCCATTAGTTAAACGTTCATTGATGACTTGCCGCCGTGCGTTAAAAGATGCCGGTGTGGAGGCCGAAGAAGTTCGTGAAGTGGTAATGGTTGGCGGTTCAACCCGTGTGCCGTTTGTGCGTGAGCAAGTCGGCGAATTTTTCGAGAAAAATCCGTTAACCTCAATTGATCCGGATAAAGTTGTGGCATTAGGTGCAGCGATTCAGGCGGATATCCTAGTGGGTAATAAACCGGATAGCGAAATGCTGCTGTTAGATGTGGTACCGCTTTCACTTGGTATCGAAACGATGGGTGGTTTAGTTGAGAAAATTATTCCGCGTAACACGACGATTCCGGTTGCACGTGCGCAAGAATTTACTACGGCGAAAGACGGTCAAACCGCAATGAGCGTACACGTGTTACAAGGCGAACGTGAGTTAGTCGAAGATTGTC encodes the following:
- a CDS encoding DUF2625 family protein, yielding MKALEELLDKQSAWLILRDWFTQAKNHYEILASYPEDAGAALVGMQLSTRSPMGAIVYETGGIFIDHGWLRILGSGNEKLPRGLFDWNFGKTFKQSGEQPSHLLVADDAIGGYFAINAGGLGDKLGQVYYHNPKTKKWEPLNLGYSEFLGWVLAGDLADFYKDLRWENWQADIANLQGHQVLELESKIAVPIERHYQGVFAPENMGYSVA
- the hscA gene encoding Fe-S protein assembly chaperone HscA, which gives rise to MALLQIAEPGQTAAPHQHRLAIGIDLGTTNSLVASVRSGQTQVLLDDQERALVPSVVHYSEQQKTVGVEAFAQASIDPQNTVISAKRLIGRSLADVQTRYPDLPYQFIASDNGLPLIQTKQGNKSPVEVSADILSHLNRFAEQRLGGELSGVVITVPAYFDDAQRQSTKDAARLAGLNVLRLLNEPTAAAIAYGLDSGQEGVIAVYDLGGGTFDISILRLSRGVFEVLATGGDTALGGDDFDHLLADWIAEQANYKPQNANEQRELLTLATQTKVVLSQAVETEVKFANWQGTVSRVQFNELIQPLVKRSLMTCRRALKDAGVEAEEVREVVMVGGSTRVPFVREQVGEFFEKNPLTSIDPDKVVALGAAIQADILVGNKPDSEMLLLDVVPLSLGIETMGGLVEKIIPRNTTIPVARAQEFTTAKDGQTAMSVHVLQGERELVEDCRSLGRFTLRGIPPMVAGAATIRVTYQVDADGLLSVTAMEKSTKVQASIQIKPSYGLTDEEVTQMIKSSMTNAKEDMEARQLAEQRVEADRTIDTVISALQQDGAEVLSVEEFKLIEAEIAKLIQLKQGTDRQAIAQGVKDLDLATQTFAAKRMNLSIQKALAGKAVDEII